A genome region from Schlesneria paludicola DSM 18645 includes the following:
- a CDS encoding tetratricopeptide repeat protein, with the protein MTMLSNRIVCLTATILILSLTSVQAATDIITKKGDAKRVNGDISAMTKTELTLKRPQGEEIIQANEIAVIEWGAATPDLKVAYSHENGGRYDAAIQSLTKAKADAKSPSPFLQGEFEYVLARIQGKQALTDPDKRDAAIQKLQSVQKTYSEHIRYYDSMLLLSQLQLLTKDASGVRATAETLKKAPWNELRLAALIAEARVEVTEGKLDEAIASFEAAAKAAGQSPAEVARKYEAMLGQARGLLLKSKYDDSLKILDVVTDKGPVEDSAIQAEAYVLQGEALLGLGSSKNKEAALAFLHVDVLFPKEGEFHAEALYQLSRVWKQLQHPERSADAAAKLVQNYPNSEWRKKLDGSEEK; encoded by the coding sequence ATGACAATGCTGTCGAATCGAATCGTGTGTCTGACCGCAACAATCCTGATTCTGTCGCTGACATCCGTTCAAGCGGCAACAGACATCATCACCAAGAAAGGTGATGCCAAACGCGTCAACGGCGATATTTCGGCGATGACAAAAACCGAACTGACGCTCAAACGTCCGCAAGGCGAAGAGATCATTCAGGCGAATGAGATCGCAGTGATCGAATGGGGAGCCGCCACGCCCGACTTGAAGGTTGCCTATTCCCACGAAAATGGCGGGCGCTATGATGCCGCGATCCAGAGTCTGACCAAAGCCAAAGCTGACGCCAAATCGCCCAGTCCTTTCCTGCAAGGGGAATTCGAATATGTGCTCGCTCGGATCCAGGGGAAACAGGCGCTGACCGATCCGGACAAGCGAGACGCCGCGATCCAAAAACTGCAATCAGTGCAAAAAACATATTCGGAACATATCCGCTATTACGATTCGATGTTGTTGCTCAGCCAATTACAACTTCTCACCAAAGACGCGTCAGGCGTCCGGGCCACGGCCGAAACATTGAAGAAGGCTCCGTGGAATGAACTCAGACTGGCGGCCCTGATCGCGGAAGCTCGGGTTGAAGTCACCGAAGGAAAGCTCGACGAGGCCATTGCCAGTTTCGAAGCGGCCGCGAAGGCGGCAGGTCAATCGCCGGCTGAAGTCGCTCGCAAGTATGAAGCGATGCTCGGACAAGCCCGCGGACTTCTGCTGAAATCCAAATACGACGACAGCCTCAAGATTCTCGATGTCGTCACAGACAAAGGCCCCGTGGAAGACTCCGCAATTCAGGCCGAGGCCTACGTCCTGCAGGGTGAGGCACTGCTGGGGTTAGGAAGCAGCAAGAATAAGGAAGCCGCTCTCGCATTTCTGCATGTGGATGTTCTGTTTCCTAAAGAGGGTGAATTTCACGCCGAAGCCCTTTATCAACTCAGTCGGGTCTGGAAACAGTTGCAGCACCCCGAACGCAGCGCCGATGCGGCGGCGAAACTTGTCCAGAATTACCCGAATAGTGAATGGCGGAAAAAGCTGGATGGAAGCGAAGAAAAATAG
- a CDS encoding MotA/TolQ/ExbB proton channel family protein encodes MNQTIVYSRWWCLVLAMLVGGMSVTPWPSVSHAQDELEKSTPVDDNFKPGADGKSPDAKKLPETFLSWMIRASGIFGFLIMLVSFAMVAIIMMIALQLRRENYLPASFIEEFEQQLQAKDYQGAYESAKSSDSFIGRILAAGMGRLSRGYEEAVEQMQQVGEDETMSMEHKIGYLALIGSIAPMLGLLGTVQGMVLSFQVIANSTTSPKPSELADGIATALFTTLEGLVVAIPAIIFYSLYKNRLARFLMECGFVADNLMKNFQGMTKPATAAGRPGGAAPAGAPSAPRSE; translated from the coding sequence ATGAACCAGACGATCGTTTACAGCCGTTGGTGGTGTTTGGTTCTTGCGATGCTCGTGGGAGGGATGTCTGTCACTCCGTGGCCATCGGTATCGCACGCTCAGGACGAGCTGGAAAAGTCGACGCCAGTCGATGACAACTTTAAGCCGGGCGCCGACGGAAAGTCGCCCGATGCGAAGAAGCTGCCCGAGACCTTCCTGAGCTGGATGATTCGCGCATCCGGGATCTTTGGCTTTCTGATCATGCTGGTCTCGTTCGCGATGGTTGCGATTATCATGATGATCGCGCTGCAACTTCGCCGCGAGAACTATCTTCCCGCCTCGTTCATTGAAGAATTTGAACAGCAACTGCAGGCGAAAGACTATCAGGGCGCTTACGAATCCGCGAAATCCAGTGACTCGTTCATTGGCCGCATTCTGGCCGCCGGAATGGGTCGTCTCTCGCGAGGTTACGAAGAAGCCGTCGAACAGATGCAGCAGGTCGGCGAAGACGAAACGATGTCGATGGAACACAAAATCGGCTATCTGGCATTGATCGGTTCCATCGCACCCATGCTGGGACTACTGGGAACGGTGCAGGGGATGGTGCTCAGTTTTCAGGTGATCGCCAATTCAACGACATCCCCCAAGCCGTCGGAACTGGCTGACGGAATTGCAACCGCGCTCTTTACGACTCTGGAAGGCCTGGTCGTCGCCATTCCCGCGATCATCTTCTATTCGCTCTACAAGAATCGCCTGGCCCGGTTCCTGATGGAATGCGGTTTCGTCGCCGACAACCTGATGAAGAATTTCCAGGGAATGACCAAACCCGCGACCGCAGCCGGCCGTCCAGGTGGTGCGGCACCAGCAGGTGCGCCGAGTGCACCACGCTCCGAATGA
- a CDS encoding ExbD/TolR family protein produces MLKMRKIEMGFTEPDMTPMIDIVFQLLTFFMIAINFENTKADERVKLPKDALAKPPVVKPEHELVLNYGYQRDPQTGSRIKPFPEIFYNERYVEVGRISKDLETERRVMEQLHGPDVIKDVTVLIRADSEIPTGLVQELIKRCQDAGFSKFSLRATAEEI; encoded by the coding sequence ATGTTGAAGATGCGAAAAATCGAAATGGGGTTTACCGAACCAGATATGACCCCCATGATCGATATCGTCTTTCAACTGCTGACGTTCTTTATGATTGCGATCAATTTTGAGAACACCAAGGCAGATGAACGCGTCAAACTTCCCAAAGATGCCCTCGCCAAGCCCCCCGTCGTCAAACCCGAACATGAACTGGTGCTGAACTATGGCTACCAGCGTGATCCGCAAACGGGTTCTCGCATCAAACCATTCCCGGAAATCTTTTACAACGAACGATACGTAGAAGTGGGACGAATCTCGAAGGATCTGGAAACAGAACGTCGTGTGATGGAACAACTGCACGGCCCCGACGTCATCAAGGATGTCACGGTCTTGATTCGAGCCGATTCCGAGATCCCGACGGGACTGGTGCAAGAATTGATCAAACGATGCCAGGACGCGGGCTTTTCCAAGTTCTCGCTTCGCGCGACAGCGGAGGAGATCTAA
- a CDS encoding ExbD/TolR family protein gives MKFSKRWSGPSKVDIPMAPMIDIVFQLLIFFMLNLKIVSPEGNFNINMPIGPPSAAADQGLPEIKVGLHSDRDGNLTQITFGSKNLGNDDAAFEQLNKEILTYIGRPGNPLTKEVEVEIDADFETQYKYVVRAISKCTGKFDPNTKQIARYVEKIKFAAPHKPKT, from the coding sequence ATGAAATTCAGCAAGCGCTGGTCTGGTCCATCCAAAGTCGACATTCCCATGGCACCGATGATCGACATCGTGTTCCAGTTGCTGATCTTCTTCATGTTGAACCTGAAGATTGTCTCGCCCGAGGGCAATTTCAACATCAACATGCCCATCGGTCCGCCGTCCGCCGCCGCCGATCAGGGCCTGCCTGAAATCAAGGTCGGCCTGCATTCCGATCGCGATGGAAATTTGACTCAGATTACCTTTGGTTCCAAAAATCTGGGCAATGACGACGCCGCGTTCGAGCAACTGAATAAGGAAATCCTGACCTACATCGGTCGACCCGGAAATCCGTTGACCAAAGAGGTCGAAGTCGAAATCGATGCCGACTTTGAAACGCAGTACAAATACGTCGTTCGTGCCATCTCGAAATGCACCGGCAAGTTTGATCCAAACACTAAACAGATCGCTCGTTACGTCGAAAAGATTAAATTCGCCGCCCCCCACAAACCCAAAACATAG
- the guaA gene encoding glutamine-hydrolyzing GMP synthase — protein MTVPADSNGLPSIQEELILVLDFGGQTAQLIARRVRDQNVFCQLVRHDLPIERIRELKPKGLILSGGPASVYEKNAPHVDARLFDLGIPILGICYGLQLACQTLGGRVTPGSKREFGRTQCQIVAADPFLTGLPASMTVWMSHGDQIEDTAGMFTSLMSTSTCAFAAVKHRSQAIYGLQFHPEVTHTEHGGQLLANFVKEVCGCHGTWKISSLIDREVASIRARVGANRVICGLSGGVDSSVVAAILYKAIGSQLSCIFVDNGLLRKGESDKVRDRFENHFKTDLHVVDAKKQFLDELAGVTDPQQKRKIIGRVFIDVFRKEAESIQDAKFLAQGTLYPDVIESGANIDGPAATIKAHHNVGGLPEQLGFELIEPLRDLFKDEVRRMGLELGLTEELVWRHPFPGPGLGVRCLGELSDVRLTKLREADAIVLEELRSAGLYRLIQQAFAVLLPVQSVGVMGDGRTYEEVIAVRAVATDDFMTADWYPMPHDVLQRISTRIINEVRGVNRVVYDISSKPPSTIEWE, from the coding sequence ATGACTGTCCCGGCTGATTCGAACGGACTCCCGTCCATTCAAGAAGAGCTCATTCTCGTCCTCGATTTTGGTGGCCAAACGGCGCAGCTCATCGCACGCCGCGTTCGCGACCAAAATGTGTTCTGTCAGTTGGTACGACATGATCTGCCGATCGAGCGCATCCGTGAACTGAAACCGAAAGGATTGATCCTTTCCGGTGGCCCAGCCAGTGTTTACGAAAAGAACGCCCCGCACGTCGATGCTCGGTTGTTCGACTTGGGAATCCCGATCCTGGGGATCTGCTATGGCCTGCAACTCGCCTGTCAGACCCTCGGCGGACGCGTGACGCCGGGCTCGAAACGAGAATTCGGCCGAACCCAATGCCAGATCGTTGCCGCCGACCCATTTCTCACGGGCCTCCCCGCGTCAATGACCGTCTGGATGAGCCACGGTGACCAGATCGAAGACACCGCAGGAATGTTTACTTCCCTGATGAGTACTTCAACCTGTGCCTTCGCCGCCGTCAAACATCGTTCACAAGCGATCTATGGACTGCAATTCCACCCCGAAGTGACGCACACCGAACATGGCGGCCAACTGCTGGCCAACTTCGTCAAAGAAGTTTGCGGTTGTCATGGAACCTGGAAAATCAGTTCGCTGATCGACCGCGAAGTCGCGTCGATTCGGGCCCGTGTCGGCGCGAACCGCGTGATCTGTGGTCTGTCCGGCGGCGTCGACTCGTCGGTCGTCGCGGCCATTCTGTACAAGGCCATTGGGTCACAACTCTCGTGCATCTTTGTGGACAACGGTCTGCTGCGAAAAGGCGAATCCGACAAGGTCCGAGATCGTTTTGAAAACCACTTCAAGACCGACCTGCACGTGGTAGACGCGAAGAAGCAGTTCCTTGATGAACTGGCCGGTGTCACCGATCCTCAGCAAAAGCGGAAAATCATCGGACGCGTCTTCATCGACGTCTTCCGCAAAGAAGCCGAATCGATCCAGGACGCGAAGTTCCTGGCACAAGGCACGTTATATCCCGACGTCATCGAATCCGGCGCGAACATTGATGGTCCGGCCGCAACAATCAAAGCCCACCATAACGTCGGCGGACTGCCTGAACAGCTCGGCTTCGAACTGATCGAACCACTGCGGGATCTGTTCAAAGACGAAGTACGCCGTATGGGTCTGGAACTGGGCCTGACCGAAGAATTGGTCTGGCGTCACCCATTCCCCGGCCCGGGATTGGGCGTCCGCTGCCTGGGTGAACTGTCCGATGTCCGCCTGACCAAGCTGCGTGAGGCCGATGCCATCGTCTTGGAAGAATTGCGGTCGGCAGGACTGTATCGCCTGATTCAGCAAGCCTTCGCCGTGTTGTTGCCCGTCCAAAGCGTAGGCGTGATGGGCGATGGCCGAACATACGAAGAAGTGATCGCAGTGCGAGCCGTCGCGACCGATGACTTCATGACGGCCGACTGGTACCCGATGCCCCACGACGTCTTGCAGCGGATTTCGACCCGGATTATCAACGAGGTTCGCGGAGTGAACCGCGTCGTCTACGACATCAGCTCAAAGCCACCCAGCACCATCGAATGGGAGTGA
- the glmM gene encoding phosphoglucosamine mutase: MAERILSISGLRGIIGDGLDPEYVTRFAASLGTVANGGTVVLSRDGRSTGEMLRHAVLSGLLATGCKVLDLGIASTPTCGVMVTALDAAGGLQLTASHNPIEWNGLKPFSPRGSVFDKATGEQLLSVINSTPRYRGWSELGTVEIVADPTSEHQRRVFKLVDVAAIKARHFKVVLDCNHGSGSLLGPQLLRNLGCEVIVMGGSADGQFEHPAEPLKENLTTLMKAVVQHGADVGFAQDPDADRLAIVDNTGRYIGEELTLALAVDHVLSRQKGAVVVNGSTSRVTADLAAKHGCQFHRSHVGEANVVAKMLEVGALIGGEGNGGVIEPHVGYVRDSFVSMAYVLDGLVVRRTPLAAWVDSLPRYTIVKDKLHCPRERVDRACAALRSAYATATATEGDGLRLDWPDRWVQVRASNTEPIIRVIAEAPDDSKAKALCAEAVELAKQATQ; the protein is encoded by the coding sequence ATGGCCGAACGCATTCTGAGTATTTCTGGTTTACGAGGGATCATCGGCGACGGGTTGGATCCGGAATACGTGACGCGGTTTGCAGCGTCGCTGGGGACCGTGGCCAACGGCGGAACAGTGGTCCTGTCACGCGATGGTCGTTCGACTGGAGAAATGCTGCGGCACGCCGTGCTGTCGGGACTGCTGGCCACTGGCTGCAAAGTGCTCGACCTGGGAATCGCCTCCACCCCCACCTGCGGGGTGATGGTGACGGCGCTGGACGCCGCGGGCGGGTTGCAACTGACGGCGAGCCACAATCCGATCGAATGGAACGGATTGAAACCGTTCTCGCCACGTGGATCGGTCTTTGACAAAGCGACTGGTGAGCAACTTCTCAGTGTCATCAACAGCACACCTCGGTACCGCGGCTGGTCCGAACTGGGTACGGTCGAAATTGTGGCCGATCCGACCAGCGAACATCAGCGTCGGGTGTTCAAGCTCGTGGATGTCGCCGCGATCAAGGCCCGACATTTCAAGGTCGTGCTCGACTGCAATCACGGCTCTGGCAGCCTGCTGGGACCGCAATTGCTGCGTAACCTCGGCTGCGAAGTGATCGTGATGGGCGGTTCCGCCGACGGACAGTTCGAACATCCGGCCGAACCGTTGAAAGAGAACCTGACGACGCTGATGAAGGCCGTCGTTCAGCACGGTGCGGACGTCGGGTTTGCACAGGACCCCGACGCCGATCGCCTGGCCATCGTCGACAACACTGGCCGCTATATCGGCGAAGAATTGACACTGGCTCTCGCCGTCGATCATGTCCTTTCACGACAGAAGGGGGCCGTTGTGGTGAACGGCTCAACCAGTCGTGTCACGGCGGATCTGGCGGCCAAACACGGATGCCAGTTTCATCGCTCGCACGTGGGCGAAGCCAACGTTGTGGCGAAGATGCTGGAAGTTGGCGCACTCATCGGTGGCGAAGGCAACGGAGGCGTCATCGAACCGCACGTCGGATACGTCCGCGACAGCTTTGTCAGCATGGCTTATGTCCTCGATGGATTGGTCGTCCGCCGAACACCCCTCGCGGCCTGGGTCGATTCATTGCCTCGCTACACGATCGTCAAGGATAAGCTGCATTGTCCGCGTGAACGTGTCGATCGAGCGTGTGCCGCGTTGCGATCCGCGTATGCCACCGCCACGGCCACGGAAGGAGATGGCTTGCGACTCGACTGGCCCGATCGCTGGGTCCAGGTTCGCGCCAGCAATACCGAACCGATCATCCGTGTCATTGCCGAAGCCCCGGATGATTCCAAAGCAAAGGCTCTTTGTGCGGAAGCAGTGGAACTCGCCAAACAGGCAACGCAGTGA
- a CDS encoding PhoH family protein: MTAPLPSARSKLFVLDTNVILHDAGCLWNFKEHDIAVPITVLEELDKFKKGNEAINFQARAFLRRLDELTSDVFSEEGTSLGSGLGRIRVVLRGDHGEQLRQAFFSDAPDHRILDIALTLQDHEQPRSVILVTKDTNLRLKAKSMGLPAQDYNSDKVESFEKLYTGKRLVVDLPSDVISQFFTASGDVPTTHLPMVEDPIANENFILRNGSKSVLATYHSDEKVYSRLEKISASGITPRNAEQAFALSALMDDSIKLVTIGGKAGSGKTLLAMAAALECRSRYRQTLLARPVVSLSNRDLGFLPGDVNAKLDPYMQPLYDNLAVVCAQLGESDVRTKLDDLLVKYRLEVTPLAYIRGRSLQRVFFIVDEAQNLTPHEVKTIITRAGEGTKIVLTGDIQQIDHPYLDSLSNGLTYLINRMVGQSIYAHITLEKGERSALAELASNLL, encoded by the coding sequence ATGACGGCACCTCTGCCGAGCGCTCGCTCGAAGCTGTTTGTACTTGATACGAACGTCATTCTGCACGATGCCGGGTGCCTCTGGAACTTCAAAGAACACGACATCGCGGTTCCCATCACGGTTCTCGAAGAACTGGATAAGTTCAAGAAGGGGAACGAGGCGATCAACTTCCAGGCCCGTGCGTTTCTTCGCCGACTGGATGAACTTACCAGCGACGTCTTCTCAGAAGAAGGCACCTCATTGGGTTCGGGACTAGGGCGGATTCGCGTCGTCCTGCGAGGGGACCACGGTGAACAGCTACGGCAAGCGTTCTTCAGCGATGCACCAGACCATCGCATTCTCGATATCGCCCTGACGCTTCAAGACCACGAGCAACCACGCTCGGTGATCCTGGTCACCAAAGACACAAACTTGCGGCTGAAAGCCAAGTCCATGGGCTTACCGGCCCAGGACTACAACAGCGACAAGGTCGAAAGCTTTGAAAAGCTATATACCGGCAAACGGCTGGTCGTTGATCTGCCGTCCGACGTAATCTCCCAATTCTTCACAGCCAGCGGTGACGTCCCGACAACGCACTTGCCGATGGTGGAGGATCCGATTGCCAACGAGAATTTCATTCTGCGCAATGGTTCAAAGTCAGTCCTCGCCACATACCATTCCGATGAAAAGGTCTATTCGCGGCTCGAGAAGATTTCCGCATCGGGGATTACACCCCGCAATGCCGAACAGGCGTTCGCGCTGAGCGCGCTCATGGACGATTCGATTAAGCTTGTCACGATCGGCGGCAAAGCGGGTTCTGGAAAAACGCTACTGGCGATGGCCGCAGCATTGGAATGCCGGTCCCGATATCGACAAACGCTGCTCGCACGCCCCGTCGTGTCGCTCAGCAATCGCGATCTCGGTTTTCTGCCTGGTGACGTCAACGCCAAACTCGATCCATACATGCAGCCGCTTTACGACAACCTTGCTGTCGTGTGCGCTCAATTGGGTGAATCCGATGTGCGTACGAAACTTGACGATCTGCTCGTGAAGTATCGGCTCGAAGTGACACCGTTGGCCTACATTCGCGGTCGCAGTCTGCAACGCGTGTTCTTTATCGTCGATGAAGCCCAAAACCTGACTCCGCACGAAGTGAAGACGATCATCACGCGAGCAGGGGAGGGAACCAAGATTGTGCTGACCGGCGACATCCAGCAGATCGATCATCCCTATCTGGATTCGCTGTCCAACGGATTGACCTATCTGATCAATCGCATGGTGGGACAGTCGATCTACGCTCACATCACGCTGGAAAAAGGCGAACGCTCAGCCCTTGCCGAACTCGCCAGCAACTTGCTGTAA
- a CDS encoding class I SAM-dependent methyltransferase — MSSQKGQIGRMKPPGRVPLDSKAAMTRDGQGACPSSQCRMAAMDRVEDHYRNFLAPSYSWMSGGFESKLAENVQFFASILGKPITHTTALDLGCGSGFQSAALLSLGFDVVAVDSSEILIAELRERTADPKLTTLIADFRHASMYAESGPFQVAVCMGDTLVHLATLEEVLQVLRDVFAALIPQGWLVLGFRDLTQELKGIDRAIPVRLDEHQLMSTFLEFEPEHVVVNDMMFVQQDGRWTMSKSCYRKLRLAPAVVIEHLERIGFHSIELKSERGFCTIVARR, encoded by the coding sequence GTGAGTTCACAGAAGGGGCAAATCGGGCGGATGAAGCCACCGGGACGGGTGCCGTTAGACTCTAAGGCGGCGATGACACGTGACGGTCAAGGTGCCTGTCCCTCCTCTCAATGTCGAATGGCCGCTATGGATCGCGTCGAAGACCACTATCGGAATTTTTTGGCTCCGTCATACAGTTGGATGAGCGGTGGGTTTGAGTCGAAGCTGGCTGAGAACGTTCAGTTTTTTGCATCAATTCTGGGCAAACCCATAACTCATACGACTGCTCTCGATCTGGGGTGTGGCTCGGGCTTTCAGTCAGCGGCTCTCTTGTCCTTGGGGTTCGATGTTGTCGCCGTCGATTCCAGTGAAATATTGATTGCGGAACTTCGCGAGCGTACGGCAGATCCGAAGTTAACCACTTTGATTGCGGACTTTCGACACGCCAGCATGTATGCGGAATCTGGTCCTTTTCAAGTGGCGGTGTGTATGGGAGACACGCTCGTGCATCTCGCGACTCTGGAAGAAGTCTTGCAAGTTCTGCGAGACGTTTTTGCCGCTTTGATCCCACAGGGCTGGCTTGTCTTGGGTTTTCGCGATTTGACACAGGAACTGAAAGGAATTGATCGAGCGATTCCCGTTCGATTGGACGAACACCAGTTGATGTCGACTTTCCTGGAGTTTGAACCCGAACATGTCGTTGTGAACGACATGATGTTTGTGCAGCAGGACGGTCGCTGGACGATGTCGAAAAGCTGCTATCGCAAGTTGCGACTCGCACCTGCGGTGGTGATTGAGCATTTGGAGCGGATTGGATTTCATTCGATCGAGCTTAAGTCCGAACGCGGGTTTTGCACGATCGTTGCGCGGCGATGA
- the ahr gene encoding NADPH-dependent aldehyde reductase Ahr, whose protein sequence is MATTFKAYAATEKGGELKPFEFDPGPLGEDQVEIAVSYCGVCHSDLSMLENDWGMSRYPFVPGHEVVGTVVAAGPRAKNVKVGDPVGLGWSSSSCLSCDQCLSGNHNLCSTTPGAEATIIGRHGGFANRVRCHWVWATPLPTGLDHAKIGPLFCGGVTVFNPLIQFGVKPTDRVGVIGIGGLGHLALRFLNKWGCEVIAFSSNESKTEEAKSLGAHRVVNSRDAKQLASMAGQLNFILSTTNVPLDWEAYLKCLAPKGRFHTVGAIPEPMSIHAFSLIFGEKSVSGSPTGSPRTTKLMIDFCARHQIEPVTELFPMSKVNDAIEHLRAGKARYRIVLKNDIA, encoded by the coding sequence ATGGCCACCACATTCAAAGCCTATGCCGCCACCGAAAAAGGGGGCGAATTGAAGCCGTTCGAATTTGATCCTGGTCCGCTTGGGGAAGATCAGGTGGAAATCGCGGTCAGCTATTGCGGGGTTTGTCACTCGGACCTGTCGATGCTCGAAAACGATTGGGGGATGAGCAGGTATCCATTTGTGCCGGGCCATGAAGTTGTCGGAACCGTGGTTGCGGCGGGGCCCCGGGCCAAGAATGTCAAAGTGGGTGACCCGGTTGGGCTTGGTTGGTCCTCAAGCAGCTGTCTGTCGTGTGACCAATGTTTGTCAGGTAACCATAACCTTTGCTCGACAACGCCAGGTGCCGAGGCAACGATCATCGGACGTCATGGCGGATTCGCGAACCGTGTGCGGTGCCATTGGGTATGGGCGACGCCGCTGCCAACGGGGCTAGATCATGCGAAAATCGGACCATTGTTTTGCGGCGGTGTGACCGTCTTCAATCCACTCATTCAATTTGGTGTCAAACCAACCGATCGAGTGGGAGTGATTGGAATTGGCGGCCTGGGACATCTTGCCCTACGATTCCTCAATAAATGGGGCTGCGAAGTCATCGCATTTTCGTCGAACGAATCCAAAACGGAAGAGGCCAAATCTCTTGGCGCACATCGAGTCGTGAACTCACGCGATGCCAAGCAATTGGCTTCCATGGCGGGCCAACTGAATTTCATCCTTTCGACGACCAATGTGCCCCTCGATTGGGAAGCGTACTTAAAGTGTCTCGCGCCCAAAGGACGTTTTCATACCGTGGGAGCGATCCCCGAGCCCATGTCGATTCATGCGTTCTCACTAATTTTTGGCGAAAAGTCCGTCTCTGGCTCGCCCACCGGAAGTCCTCGTACGACGAAGCTGATGATCGACTTTTGTGCCCGTCATCAGATTGAGCCGGTCACAGAACTGTTCCCGATGTCCAAGGTGAACGACGCTATCGAGCATCTTCGCGCGGGGAAGGCCAGATATCGGATCGTTCTGAAGAACGATATTGCGTGA